TCGAGCGCGCGAGGATGCACTCGCCCATGCCGAGCAGCGCGGTCTGGTGCTCTCTGCCGAACAACGCGCGGCGTTCGAGCACGTCACCGACGCGCAGGATCTCGGCATCGTTGTCGGCTACGCAGGCACCGGCAAGTCGGCGATGCTCGGCGTCGCCCGCGGGGCTTGGGAGCGCGCCGGTTATCAGGTGCAGGGTCTGGCGCTATCCGGCATTGCTGCCGAAAATCTGGAGAGTGGGTCCGGCATTGCGTCGCGCACGATCGCGAACCTGGAGCATCAATGGGCGCAGGACCGCGAGTTGCTGACCCGTGACCATGTGCTGGTGATCGATGAAGCCGGCATGATCGGCTCGCGGCAGATGGAGCGCGTGGTTGCCGAAGCGCAGAAGCGCGGTGCGAAGGTCGTGCTGGTCGGCGATCCCGAGCAGCTGCAGGCGATCGAAGCCGGCGCAGCGTTCCGCTCGGTGGCCGAGCGACACGGCAGCGTCGAGATCACCGACATTCGTCGCCAGCGCGAGGATTGGCAGCGTGATGCGACGCGCCAGCTCGCTACCGGCCGGACCGGTGATGCGCTGTCCGCCTACGAAGAGCGCGGACATATCCAGGCGGCCGAAACGCGGGAGCAGTCGCGCGCCGACCTGATCGAACGCTGGGATCGCGATCGTGCCGCTGCACCGGCCGCGTTGCGGATAATCCTGACCCACACCAATGACGAGGTGCAGGCACTCAACCAAGCCGCGCGCCAGCGCCTGCGTATCGCTGGGCAACTGGGCGAAGATGTCGATGTGCATGCCGAGCGAGGCTCGCGCACGTTTGCAGCCGGCGACCGCATCATGTTCCTCAAGAACGAGCGCGGCATGGGGGTGAAGAACGGATCGCTCGGCATTGTCCAGAGCGTCACCAGTGCTCGCATGGCAGTGATGCTCGATGATGGACGTGCGATAGCGTTTGACCTGAAGCACTATGCCCAGCTTGATCATGGCTACGCGGCCACGATTCACAAGGCGCAGGGCGTCACGGTCGATCGAGTGCACGTGCTGGCCACGCCGGGGCTCGATCGGCATGCGGCTTATGTCGCGCTTTCGCGCCACCGCGATCAGGTCGAACTCCATTATGGCCGCGATGACTTTGCCGACCAATCGAAGCTGGTGCGCACGCTGTCACGTGAGCGCAGCAAGGATTTGGCGTCCGACTACACGCAGGACTTCGCGGAGAGGCGTCAGATCCGGCTGCCGCAGCCGCTTGTGGAGAGACGGCGGCCGACGCCCACTTGCGATCCGTTCGCCGGGCTTGATCTCCGGCCGGTCACTCCGCCGCCTGCGCGGAGCATGTTCGATGGGCTGGCACTCAGCCGGCAGTCGCCGGCGTGCAGCGTCGAGCCGACCGGTTTGAACAATGCCGTGCAGCGGTTCGCGCGTGCGACCGCCGATATCATGCGGATGCGTAAGGATGGCTATAGCGAGTTGCCGCACCAGCGGATTGCCTATGACAAGGCGCGAGAGGCGCTCGACGCCGTGCGGCCGGACGCGACGCGCGATGTTCGCGCAGCGTTCGTGCGGGACATGGGCCTGATCGAAGAGGCAGGGCAGGGCCGCACCAGCGGCGCTATCCGCGCGATGACCTTGGAAGCTGAGCTGCGCGCCAGCCCGCAGCGCCGTGCGGATCGGTTCGTGGAAGACTGGCAGAGGCTTGCCAAGGCCCATCGCTCGCTTCGTCATGGCGGTGACCTGACTGGCGCTCGCGCGATCGGGCAACAGATGACCGCGCTTGGCAAGAGCATGGAGCGTGACGCGCAGGCCGAGTCGCTGATCCGGAAGCGGCTTCCCGAGCTTGGAATCCAGGCACGCGAAGGGGTTTCGATATCCCACAGCATCCAGGACTGGCTCGGCCTCTCGCGTGGTCGCGGGCTGGGGAGATAGAACCTGCAACATGACACAGGACAGCGCCCTCCACGCCGACACGAACCTCGCCGCTCACGCGTTCGGTGAACTACGTGGCGAGATCAGCCTGCTTCGCCGGGCCGTGGAACGCCTCACCGACGAGCGGACATCGCAGCCCGATTATGCGCCAAGCCTGGAGGCGATCAGCAAGCGGCTGGAAGATGTTTGCGTCTGGGCAGAGCGCGTATCCGAGAGGCCGGCGTTGAAGCTGACGCCCTCAAGCCTGGCGAGCCAGATCACCGCGGCGGCCGAGAACAGTCGCGCGGACGATCAGCGTCTGATGAAGAGTGCAGCCGCCGGCATGGAGGCAGCCACCGGTCGTATCGATGCGATGATCGCGCGGTCTCGCTCCGTGGCCGAGCAAAATCGCGAGTTGCTCAGGAACCGCGTCGGGTTTGCGGTTGCTGGCATGGTGACGTTCGCCATTCTGCCGGGGGCTGTTGCGCGATCATTGCCGGTTAGTTGGGCCGTGCCCGAGCGGATTGCAGCCCGCGTGCTGGGGACTGACATGTGGAGCGCCGGACAGAGCATGATGGCGAAGGCCGACCCGGATAGATGGAGCGAGATTGTCGCCCGGGAGCAGGCGAAGGCGCCAACTCGAAAGTAGAGACAGCTAAGCCAGTGGTCCTTCATCGGCCGTGATGCAATCTACGCATGCTGGTTCATCTACCGCTTATGCGTCGATCCGCTCGTGGCGCATGCCGACGAAATTCGGCGGCGGATCGACCTCGTCGCTTAATCTACCGGGGCTCACCGAAAGCACCGATCGACGGTGACCTCGTCACCGGACTTCACGTGTGCCCGTAGTGACCTCGATACATCGTTTGCGAGTGAGAAGTTTGGGTAGATTTGGCGGTAAAGAGGAGGTCTACAATATAGTTGTCCTATTTCGGACTAAATGACCGCCGCCAATTCCTCCGCGGTGCAGGCCGAGGAATATTGCCACGCTCGCCAATTGTGCGAAACCCTTCGGCTTCGAAGTTACCGAGGGGAGTGAAAGGGGATGGCGCGAGCTGGCAGCGGGGGAACCCGCCGATCGGGTAAGGCCGGTATTCAGGTCAGTGGCGAAGAAGGCGGTGCATGGGCCGAACTCAATGCGCGCCTCGCCGGAACGGATCCGCAGGACGGGCAGGCTCTGCGGGATGCAGTCGCCGCGC
This genomic stretch from Sphingomonas sp. LM7 harbors:
- a CDS encoding DUF6118 family protein, whose protein sequence is MTQDSALHADTNLAAHAFGELRGEISLLRRAVERLTDERTSQPDYAPSLEAISKRLEDVCVWAERVSERPALKLTPSSLASQITAAAENSRADDQRLMKSAAAGMEAATGRIDAMIARSRSVAEQNRELLRNRVGFAVAGMVTFAILPGAVARSLPVSWAVPERIAARVLGTDMWSAGQSMMAKADPDRWSEIVAREQAKAPTRK
- the traA gene encoding Ti-type conjugative transfer relaxase TraA — its product is MAIYHFSAKIISRANGSSALASAAYRSASRLHDQRLDRHHDFSNKAGVVHSEVLLPDGAPDQFRDRETLWNAVEGVELRKDAQLSREVEFAIPRELDQTEGIRLAREFVEGEFVARGMIADLNVHWDIGANGEPKPHAHVMLTTRDVDENGFGKKNRDWNRTELLEKWRERWAEHVNERLAELDIDARVDHRSLEAQGIDLEPQHKIGPAAAGMAAKGLQLERVDEHREIARSNGEKIIADPRIALDAITRNQATFTTRDLAMFAHRHSDGKEQFDHVMAAVRGSPDLVALGKDGRREDRFTSRDMIDTEQRLARNTQALMERDRHRVPHRAREDALAHAEQRGLVLSAEQRAAFEHVTDAQDLGIVVGYAGTGKSAMLGVARGAWERAGYQVQGLALSGIAAENLESGSGIASRTIANLEHQWAQDRELLTRDHVLVIDEAGMIGSRQMERVVAEAQKRGAKVVLVGDPEQLQAIEAGAAFRSVAERHGSVEITDIRRQREDWQRDATRQLATGRTGDALSAYEERGHIQAAETREQSRADLIERWDRDRAAAPAALRIILTHTNDEVQALNQAARQRLRIAGQLGEDVDVHAERGSRTFAAGDRIMFLKNERGMGVKNGSLGIVQSVTSARMAVMLDDGRAIAFDLKHYAQLDHGYAATIHKAQGVTVDRVHVLATPGLDRHAAYVALSRHRDQVELHYGRDDFADQSKLVRTLSRERSKDLASDYTQDFAERRQIRLPQPLVERRRPTPTCDPFAGLDLRPVTPPPARSMFDGLALSRQSPACSVEPTGLNNAVQRFARATADIMRMRKDGYSELPHQRIAYDKAREALDAVRPDATRDVRAAFVRDMGLIEEAGQGRTSGAIRAMTLEAELRASPQRRADRFVEDWQRLAKAHRSLRHGGDLTGARAIGQQMTALGKSMERDAQAESLIRKRLPELGIQAREGVSISHSIQDWLGLSRGRGLGR